From a region of the Flavobacterium sediminilitoris genome:
- a CDS encoding adenosylcobinamide-GDP ribazoletransferase yields the protein MKKEIDIFFTALMFYTRIPCPKKITHDPDYLNKATRYFPLIGWIVGLFSGVVFIAFTQILPVTISVLLSMIASILTTGAFHEDGFADVCDGFGGGWNKEKILKIMKDSAIGAYGAIGILLLLVLKYSVLVEILSAQSNIVTILLIFIAAHAVSRWAAATIIFTNEYVREDELSKSKPIAKSYSWKEVFGTAFFGFLPLLYFVFYNYKIVFVLLPVFIFRWYLARYFKKWIGGYTGDCLGATQQVCEVVFYISIVILWKFI from the coding sequence ATGAAAAAAGAAATCGATATATTTTTTACAGCACTGATGTTTTATACCAGAATTCCTTGCCCAAAAAAAATTACACACGATCCTGATTATTTGAACAAGGCTACTCGTTATTTTCCTTTAATTGGTTGGATTGTAGGTTTGTTTTCAGGAGTAGTATTTATTGCTTTTACTCAAATTTTACCTGTAACTATTTCTGTTCTGTTGAGTATGATTGCTAGTATTTTAACAACAGGAGCCTTTCATGAAGACGGTTTTGCCGATGTTTGTGATGGTTTTGGCGGTGGTTGGAACAAAGAGAAAATTCTGAAAATAATGAAAGATAGTGCTATTGGTGCTTATGGCGCTATTGGAATTTTACTTTTATTGGTTTTAAAATATAGTGTTTTAGTTGAAATTTTATCAGCTCAATCGAATATTGTTACAATTCTTTTAATTTTTATAGCGGCTCATGCTGTAAGCCGTTGGGCAGCAGCAACCATTATTTTTACTAATGAGTATGTTCGTGAAGATGAATTAAGTAAAAGCAAACCCATTGCAAAGAGTTATTCATGGAAAGAAGTTTTTGGAACTGCTTTTTTCGGATTTTTACCTTTACTGTATTTTGTTTTTTATAATTATAAGATTGTTTTTGTTCTTTTGCCTGTTTTTATCTTTCGATGGTATTTAGCGCGCTATTTCAAAAAATGGATTGGTGGTTATACAGGCGATTGTTTGGGTGCTACTCAACAAGTTTGTGAAGTTGTTTTTTATATTTCAATAGTAATTTTATGGAAGTTTATTTAA
- a CDS encoding energy transducer TonB has protein sequence MKSVFTFFALLLVLNSFSQTTNEPAIDRHNSEPVVVQPTVVEVSDFDEDLILPYAFIDKTPSFVNCKYTTETENKACFHEKLQEHIKKHLKYPKAAKQNKVEAKAIVQFEISKEGNITNLKTKIKATNQDFYTLFEEEAIRIISKLPKFIPGEQKGKIVAVKYASIITFSLTDK, from the coding sequence ATGAAATCTGTATTTACATTTTTTGCGCTTTTATTAGTTTTAAATAGTTTTTCGCAAACTACAAACGAACCTGCTATTGACAGACATAATTCTGAGCCTGTTGTGGTTCAACCAACTGTTGTAGAAGTAAGTGATTTTGATGAAGATTTAATATTACCTTATGCTTTTATAGACAAAACACCATCTTTTGTAAATTGTAAATACACTACCGAAACTGAAAACAAAGCTTGCTTTCACGAAAAACTACAAGAACATATTAAAAAACATTTAAAATATCCTAAAGCTGCAAAACAAAATAAAGTTGAAGCAAAAGCAATTGTACAATTTGAAATTTCAAAAGAAGGAAATATTACCAATTTAAAAACTAAAATCAAAGCTACAAATCAAGATTTTTATACTCTTTTTGAAGAAGAAGCCATTAGAATTATATCAAAGCTTCCAAAATTCATTCCAGGTGAGCAAAAAGGCAAAATTGTAGCAGTGAAATATGCTTCAATAATTACTTTTAGTTTAACTGATAAATAA
- a CDS encoding Dph6-related ATP pyrophosphatase: MKVLSSWSGGKDSCYALMQAVKEGLQPTVLLNMMNENGKVSRSHGIPLAILEQQATQINVPLVAVPASWSQYEENYIATLHKIKEEYQIEGVVFGDIDLESHREWEEKVCKAANLKAFLPLWQQDRIALVNQMLNAGIETMIVSCNLEMGENYLGKILTKELALELEAKGIDPCGENGEFHTLVINCPLFRNQIQLPKFEVKTYDNYCFVVWE; the protein is encoded by the coding sequence ATGAAAGTTTTAAGTTCTTGGAGCGGAGGAAAAGATAGTTGCTATGCTCTAATGCAAGCTGTTAAAGAGGGTTTACAACCAACTGTTTTATTAAACATGATGAATGAAAATGGAAAAGTATCACGTTCGCATGGTATTCCATTGGCTATTTTAGAACAGCAAGCCACTCAAATAAACGTACCTTTAGTAGCTGTTCCAGCTTCATGGTCACAATATGAAGAAAATTATATTGCTACGTTACATAAAATTAAAGAAGAGTATCAAATAGAAGGAGTTGTTTTTGGAGATATTGATTTAGAATCACATCGTGAATGGGAAGAAAAAGTATGTAAAGCAGCAAATTTGAAGGCTTTTTTACCCTTGTGGCAACAAGATAGAATTGCATTAGTGAACCAAATGCTTAATGCGGGAATTGAAACAATGATTGTTTCTTGCAATTTAGAAATGGGAGAGAACTATTTAGGGAAAATACTAACGAAAGAATTAGCCTTAGAATTAGAAGCAAAAGGAATTGATCCTTGCGGAGAAAATGGAGAATTTCACACCCTAGTTATAAATTGTCCATTATTTAGAAACCAAATTCAATTGCCTAAATTTGAAGTGAAAACCTATGATAACTATTGTTTTGTAGTTTGGGAATAA
- the cobC gene encoding alpha-ribazole phosphatase — protein MEVYLIRHTETVCEKGICYGQADVTIQEPFEHLFQEIKDQLPSEEMKVISSPLKRCTVLADFLSNEKIEKDKRLMEMDFGNWELKNWNDIPQEELNPWMKDFVSVQVPNGESFEILYDRVLSFIEDLRIQQHKKVAIVTHAGVIRSFLCYQQNLPLKEAFQNKVTFGQIIKIIL, from the coding sequence ATGGAAGTTTATTTAATACGGCATACAGAAACTGTTTGTGAAAAAGGCATTTGTTATGGTCAAGCCGATGTGACTATTCAAGAACCATTTGAGCATTTGTTTCAAGAAATAAAAGACCAACTTCCTTCTGAAGAAATGAAAGTAATTTCAAGTCCATTAAAAAGATGCACCGTTTTAGCCGATTTTCTTTCGAATGAAAAGATTGAAAAAGACAAACGTTTAATGGAAATGGATTTTGGTAATTGGGAACTTAAAAATTGGAATGATATTCCTCAGGAAGAGTTAAACCCTTGGATGAAAGATTTTGTTTCGGTTCAAGTGCCAAATGGAGAATCTTTTGAAATATTATATGATAGAGTGCTTTCTTTTATTGAAGATTTAAGAATACAACAGCATAAAAAAGTCGCAATTGTAACGCATGCGGGTGTAATTAGAAGTTTCTTATGTTACCAACAAAATTTACCTTTAAAAGAGGCTTTTCAAAATAAAGTTACCTTTGGACAAATTATAAAAATAATACTTTAA
- a CDS encoding DUF5522 domain-containing protein, with protein MNTVREKICSVCQIPFGCGNPSKEISCWCNELPPIFSLDQIADCLCPACLKQATIKKIDEYVATITPENSLTNKAKDLPKTTHLVENIDYYLENGNYVFTKWFHLKRGSCCANGCRHCPY; from the coding sequence ATGAATACGGTTAGAGAAAAAATATGTAGTGTTTGCCAAATTCCCTTTGGTTGTGGCAATCCATCGAAAGAAATTTCATGTTGGTGTAATGAATTGCCTCCTATTTTTTCATTGGATCAAATAGCAGATTGTTTGTGTCCTGCTTGTTTAAAACAAGCAACAATTAAGAAAATAGACGAATATGTTGCAACTATTACACCTGAAAACAGCCTAACTAATAAGGCAAAAGATTTGCCTAAAACAACTCATTTAGTAGAAAATATAGATTATTATTTAGAAAATGGAAATTATGTATTTACCAAATGGTTTCATTTAAAAAGAGGTAGTTGCTGTGCTAACGGTTGTAGACATTGTCCGTATTAA
- the cobT gene encoding nicotinate-nucleotide--dimethylbenzimidazole phosphoribosyltransferase: MKDLYEIITSRRDTRHFTTDKVPNEVLEKAIEAGHHAPSVGLTDATRYYVIESVSIKKKIKELFLTYHEKAANATDDEAQKESYLKLKLEAIEEAPIGMVIAYDRSVLDSFTIGTIGSNEAIKFSAVCAAQNIWLSLTEQGYSMGWVSILNYYDFKSILNIPEHIEPLGYFCIGKPATDYGNQPMLQQLHWKEKKTVANVIKVKEIQEVTKTTFTIEKETTFKSEDLVQKLQYKIDHKTKPEGALGLLEKLALQIGLAFKTETPQIQNPHIVVFAADHGIANHGVSAYPQEVTRQMITNFLEGGAAINVFCKQSNIALEIVDAGVNYDFPTNINLINKKVAKGTQSFLQTAAMSYTEMELCFQNGATVVNEIHQKGSNCIGFGEMGIGNTSTASVLMTVLTSFSIEECVGKGTGVTNEKLENKINILSKAIQNYTGSNELEELIAHFGGFEILQMAGGMLQAYQNNMLILVDGFISSVAFLIAYKKKPAIKANTIFCHCSEEKAHKTLLDYLEVEPVLHLNMRLGEGSGCAVAFPIIQSAIGFLNEMASFESSGVSNK, encoded by the coding sequence ATGAAAGATTTATACGAAATAATAACATCACGAAGAGATACACGTCATTTTACAACAGATAAAGTACCTAATGAAGTGCTTGAGAAAGCTATTGAAGCAGGTCATCATGCTCCGTCTGTTGGTTTAACAGATGCGACTCGTTATTATGTTATTGAATCAGTAAGTATAAAAAAGAAGATAAAAGAATTGTTTTTAACTTATCATGAAAAAGCAGCCAATGCTACAGATGATGAAGCACAAAAAGAATCCTATTTGAAATTAAAACTAGAAGCTATAGAAGAAGCACCTATCGGAATGGTAATTGCGTATGATCGTTCTGTTTTAGATTCATTTACTATTGGAACAATTGGAAGTAATGAAGCTATAAAGTTTAGTGCGGTTTGTGCTGCGCAAAATATATGGTTGTCTTTAACCGAACAAGGCTATTCTATGGGTTGGGTTTCTATTTTAAATTATTACGATTTCAAAAGCATTTTAAATATTCCAGAACACATTGAACCTTTAGGGTATTTCTGTATAGGAAAACCCGCAACAGATTATGGAAATCAACCCATGTTGCAACAATTACATTGGAAAGAGAAAAAAACTGTTGCTAATGTAATTAAAGTGAAAGAAATACAAGAAGTAACTAAAACAACTTTTACTATTGAAAAAGAAACAACTTTTAAAAGTGAGGATTTAGTTCAGAAATTACAATACAAAATAGACCATAAAACCAAACCTGAAGGTGCTTTAGGACTTTTAGAAAAATTAGCGTTACAAATAGGATTGGCTTTTAAAACGGAAACACCACAAATTCAAAATCCACATATTGTTGTTTTTGCTGCCGATCATGGAATTGCAAATCACGGTGTAAGTGCTTATCCACAAGAAGTAACGCGTCAAATGATAACTAACTTTTTGGAAGGTGGTGCAGCTATTAATGTTTTCTGCAAGCAAAGCAACATTGCTTTAGAAATAGTGGATGCAGGAGTGAATTATGATTTTCCAACGAATATCAACCTCATTAATAAAAAAGTAGCCAAAGGCACGCAATCCTTTTTGCAAACGGCAGCTATGAGTTACACGGAAATGGAGTTGTGTTTTCAAAACGGAGCTACTGTTGTAAATGAGATTCATCAAAAAGGTTCTAATTGTATTGGTTTTGGTGAAATGGGTATTGGGAATACTTCAACTGCTTCCGTTTTAATGACTGTTTTAACTTCTTTTTCAATTGAAGAGTGTGTAGGAAAAGGAACAGGCGTTACTAATGAAAAATTAGAAAACAAAATAAATATTCTTTCAAAAGCAATTCAAAATTATACAGGTTCAAATGAATTAGAAGAACTTATAGCTCATTTTGGAGGATTTGAAATTTTACAAATGGCAGGCGGAATGTTGCAAGCGTATCAAAATAACATGCTCATTTTAGTAGATGGATTCATTTCGAGTGTTGCCTTTTTAATCGCTTATAAAAAGAAGCCAGCAATAAAAGCTAATACTATCTTTTGTCATTGTTCGGAAGAAAAAGCACATAAAACATTGTTGGATTATTTAGAAGTTGAACCTGTTTTACATTTAAATATGCGATTAGGAGAGGGAAGTGGTTGTGCGGTTGCGTTTCCAATTATACAATCGGCTATAGGTTTTTTAAATGAAATGGCTAGTTTTGAAAGTTCAGGTGTAAGTAATAAATAA
- a CDS encoding bifunctional adenosylcobinamide kinase/adenosylcobinamide-phosphate guanylyltransferase — translation MFYLITGGERSGKSGYGQDLAMSLSKNPMYVATARNWDGDFQKRIDRHQKDRDENWINIEKEKHLSEIDFSGKVALIDCVTLWLTNFFVDTKNDVELCLEQAKKEIELVLQQEDITLIVITNEIGMGVHAATHVGRKFTELQGWINQYLAKKADKVVLMVSGIPVPIK, via the coding sequence ATGTTTTATTTAATAACAGGAGGAGAACGCTCAGGAAAAAGCGGTTACGGACAAGATTTAGCAATGTCTTTATCAAAAAATCCAATGTATGTAGCAACAGCGCGCAACTGGGATGGAGATTTTCAAAAGCGAATTGATCGTCATCAAAAAGATAGAGATGAAAATTGGATAAATATTGAAAAAGAAAAACACTTAAGCGAGATTGATTTTTCAGGAAAAGTAGCTTTGATTGATTGTGTAACGCTTTGGCTAACTAATTTCTTTGTAGATACTAAAAACGATGTGGAATTGTGTTTAGAACAGGCTAAAAAAGAAATTGAATTAGTATTACAACAAGAAGATATTACTTTAATTGTTATAACCAATGAAATAGGGATGGGTGTTCATGCAGCTACACACGTGGGTAGGAAATTCACCGAATTACAAGGTTGGATAAACCAATATTTAGCTAAAAAAGCAGATAAAGTAGTTTTAATGGTTTCAGGAATTCCTGTGCCAATTAAATAA